In one window of Actinomycetota bacterium DNA:
- a CDS encoding helix-turn-helix domain-containing protein, whose translation MVGTDSVEVERRLSAGELVCPCGGGLALWGYARPRTVRGVGRLRPRRVRCLGCRVTHVLLSVAGLWRRADAVEVIGAALLAKAAGAGHRVIAARLDRPVSTVRGWLRAFGRNAETARSVLAGLLVELDPLHGPIAPAGSVFADAVEVVGVVAAAARRRLPVVGAVSPWQLACAVTGGRLLAPAGPVAVFNTN comes from the coding sequence ATGGTAGGTACCGATTCGGTCGAGGTCGAGCGGCGGCTGTCGGCGGGTGAGCTGGTCTGCCCGTGCGGCGGCGGCCTGGCCTTGTGGGGCTATGCCCGGCCGAGGACGGTTCGCGGGGTCGGGCGGTTGCGGCCCCGCCGGGTCCGCTGCCTCGGCTGTCGGGTGACGCATGTGTTGTTGAGCGTGGCGGGTTTGTGGCGGCGGGCCGACGCGGTCGAGGTGATCGGTGCCGCCCTACTAGCCAAGGCCGCCGGGGCCGGGCATCGAGTGATCGCTGCTCGGTTGGACCGGCCGGTGTCAACGGTCCGGGGTTGGCTGCGCGCGTTCGGCCGGAACGCGGAGACGGCCCGCTCGGTCTTGGCCGGGCTGCTCGTGGAGCTGGACCCGTTGCACGGCCCGATCGCTCCGGCCGGGTCGGTGTTCGCCGATGCGGTCGAGGTGGTCGGCGTGGTGGCCGCGGCGGCGCGTCGCCGGCTCCCGGTGGTGGGTGCGGTGTCGCCGTGGCAGCTGGCCTGCGCGGTCACCGGCGGGCGGCTGCTGGCTCCGGCCGGGCCGGTGGCGGTGTTCAACACGAACTGA